A single genomic interval of Sander lucioperca isolate FBNREF2018 chromosome 9, SLUC_FBN_1.2, whole genome shotgun sequence harbors:
- the LOC118495781 gene encoding myosin-7-like: MCRSLEDQMNEYKTKAEEGQRTINDFTMQKAKLQTENGELVRRLEEKDSLVSQLTRGKQSYTQQIEDLKRQLEEEVKAKNALAHAVQSARHDCDLLREQYEEEQEAKAELQRGMSKANSEVAQWRTKYETDAIQRTEELEEAKKKLAQRLQDAEEAVEAVNAKCSSLEKTKHRLQNEIEDLMVDVERSNAAAAALDKKQRNFDKVLAEWKQKYEESQAELESSQKEARSLSTELFKLKNSYEESLEHLETMKRENKNLQEEISDLTEQIGESGKSIHELEKIRKQLEQEKSEIHTALEEAEASLEHEEGKSLRAQLEFNQIKADLDRKLAEKDEEMEQAKRNQQRIVDTLQSSLDAETRSRNEALRLKKKMEGDLNEMEIQLSQANRQAAEAQKQLKSVHAHLKDLQLQLDDALRANDDLKENNAIVERRNNLLQAEVEELRSALEQTERGRKLAEQELLDVSERVQLLHSQNTSLINHKKKLEADTSQLQAEVEDAVQECRNVEEKAKKAITDAAMMAEELKKEQDTSAHLERMKKNMEQTIKDLQHRLDEAEQIAMKGGKKQVQKLEARVRELENEVESEQKKASDAVKGVKKYERRIKELTYQTEEDRKNLARLQDLVDKLQLKVKSYKKASEDAEEQSNSYLTKFRKLQHEFDEAEERADIAESQVNKLRAKTRDVGSKRGLDE; this comes from the exons ATGTGCAGGTCTCTGGAAGACCAGATGAACGAATACAAAACAAAGGCAGAAGAGGGACAGCGTACTATCAATGACTTCACCATGCAGAAAGCAAAGCTTCAAACTGAGAATG GTGAACTTGTAAGGCGGCTAGAGGAAAAGGATTCCCTGGTGTCCCAACTAACCAGAGGAAAACAGTCCTACACTCAACAAATTGAAGACCTTAAAAGACAACTAGAGGAGGAAGTCAAG GCCAAGAATGCATTAGCCCATGCAGTGCAGTCTGCTCGTCATGACTGTGACCTGCTCAGGGAGCAGtatgaggaggagcaggaggccaAGGCTGAATTGCAGCGAGGCATGTCCAAGGCCAACTCTGAGGTGGCTCAGTGGAGAACTAAATATGAAACTGATGCCATCCAGAGAACCGAGGAACTGGAGGAGGCAAA GAAAAAGCTGGCTCAGCGTCTGCAGGATGCTGAGGAGGCTGTGGAAGCAGTGAATGCTAAATGTTCATCTCTGGAGAAGACCAAACATAGGCTGCAGAATGAGATTGAAGATCTCATGGTGGATGTGGAGAGgtctaatgctgctgctgctgctctggacAAGAAGCAAAGAAACTTTGATAAG GTCTTGGCAGAATGGAAGCAGAAGTATGAAGAGTCTCAAGCAGAGCTGGAGAGCTCTCAGAAGGAAGCCAGGTCTCTGAGCACTGAGCTCTTCAAACTGAAGAACTCCTATGAAGAATCTCTTGAACATCTAGAGACCATGAAGAGAGAGAATAAGAATCTACAGG AGGAAATATCTGACCTCACTGAGCAAATTGGGGAGAGTGGAAAGAGTATCCATGAGCTTGAGAAGATTCGAAAACAGTTAGAACAAGAGAAGTCTGAGATACACACAGCCCTGGAGGAAGCAGAG GCCTCACTGGAACATGAGGAAGGGAAGAGTCTAAGAGCCCAGCTTGAGTTCAACCAGATTAAGGCTGATCTTGATCGCAAGTTGGCCGAGAAAGATGAAGAGATGGAGCAAGCAAAGAGAAATCAGCAGCGAATTGTGGATACTCTTCAGAGCTCTCTTGATGCTGAGACTCGCAGCAGGAACGAGGCTCTCCGTTTGAAGAAGAAGATGGAGGGAGACCTCAATGAGATGGAGATCCAGCTAAGCCAGGCCAACAGGCAGGCAGCTGAGGCACAGAAACAACTTAAATCTGTTCATGCACATTTAAAG GACCTTCAGCTCCAGCTTGATGATGCTCTTCGAGCCAATGATGATCTAAAGGAAAACAATGCCATAGTTGAGAGACGCAACAACCTGCTTCAGGCCGAAGTGGAGGAGCTCAGGTCTGCTCTGGAGCAAACTGAGAGAGGTCGCAAACTTGCTGAGCAAGAGCTGCTGGATGTTAGTGAAAGGGTGCAGCTACTGCACTCACAG AACACCAGCCTGATAAATCAcaagaagaagctggaggctgATACATCCCAGCTTCAGGCAGAAGTAGAAGATGCTGTGCAGGAGTGCAGAAATGTTGAAGAGAAGGCCAAGAAGGCCATTACTGATGCTGCCATGATGGCAGAGGAGCTAAAGAAAGAGCAGGACACCAGTGCTCACCTGGAGCGTATGAAGAAGAACATGGAGCAAACCATCAAAGACCTGCAACACCGTCTGGATGAAGCTGAACAGATCGCCATGAAGGGAGGCAAGAAGCAGGTGCAGAAGCTTGAGGCCAGG GTCAGGGAACTTGAAAATGAGGTGGAAAGTGAACAGAAAAAGGCCAGTGATGCTGTAAAGGGAGTAAAAAAGTATGAAAGACGTATCAAGGAGCTTACCTATCAG ACAGAAGAAGACCGTAAAAATCTAGCTCGTCTTCAAGATTTGGTGGACAAGCTGCAGCTTAAGGTGAAATCCTATAAGAAGGCTTCTGAAGATGCT GAGGAACAGAGCAACAGTTATCTTACCAAGTTTCGTAAGCTTCAACATGAGTTTGATGAAGCTGAAGAGAGAGCTGACATCGCTGAGTCTCAGGTCAACAAGCTACGTGCCAAGACCCGAGATGTGGGGTCAAAA AGAGGACTTGACGAGTGA